A genomic stretch from Lathyrus oleraceus cultivar Zhongwan6 chromosome 2, CAAS_Psat_ZW6_1.0, whole genome shotgun sequence includes:
- the LOC127121511 gene encoding uncharacterized protein LOC127121511, whose translation MDPSKNTTSTPNNSPPVSPPHSPSEHDNTPTETNPIPETEGSSENVIMKTAEEVWAELTAGDDEIYGNESGDGGNEDGGDQDGDASRPLVIAVTADGANVPVMGSGGGAGGSDKGSKKRKSNQVRNPPQGTPTCPECRRQFATWKAAFGHMRKHPERLHRGFFPPPTFEPPQLPAAGDGGNQVDEEVQHVVRGLVVDLNRSLVAEEGPSAGGVSGGKKRSQSAGSAATLGPPLPPSQSGNRRNEPAPLEAADDENEEGIRKFDLNRLPSSDDDESGEN comes from the exons ATGGACCCTTCCAAGAACACAACTTCTACCCCAAACAACTCTCCCCCGGTTTCCCCTCCACACTCTCCATCTGAACATGATAACACCCCCACTGAAACAAACCCTATCCCTGAGACCGAGGGTTCTTCTGAAAATGTTATCATGAAAACTGCTGAGGAAGTTTGGGCTGAGTTAACTGCGGGTGATGATGAAATATACGGAAATGAAAGTGGTGATGGTGGTAATGAAGACGGAGGAGACCAGGATGGCGATGCCTCTAGGCCTCTGGTGATCGCCGTTACTGCGGACGGTGCAAATGTGCCTGTGATGGGAAGTGGTGGTGGTGCTGGTGGTAGTGATAAGGGCTCGAAGAAAAGAAAAAGTAATCAAGTTAGAAACCCTCCTCAAGGAACTCCAACTTGTCCAGAATGTAGAAGACAGTTTGCGACATGGAAGGCAGCGTTTGGACACATGCGAAAACACCCCGAGCGCCTGCACCGTGGTTTCTTTCCGCCACCTACTTTTGAACCACCACAATTGCCTGCGGCGG GCGATGGTGGTAATCAGGTGGATGAAGAAGTGCAACATGTTGTTAGAGGACTTGTTGTTGATTTGAATCGCTCCCTTGTAGCAGAGGAAGGGCCTTCTGCCGGCGGCGTCAGTGGAGGAAAAAAGAGAAGCCAATCAGCGGGGTCCGCCGCAACACTTGGACCACCACTTCCACCATCACAGAGTGGGAATAGGAGAAATGAACCAGCACCACTTGAAGCGGCTGATGATGAAAATGAAGAAGGGATAAGAAAATTTGATTTGAACAGGTTACCTTCTTCAGATGATGATGAAAGCGGAGAGAACTGA